CAGACAATCTGGCTAAGTCTATGGTCAATTCACTGCTTAAGCCCGCCAATAAATTCGCCTTTTTATTATCAATTTCCACTTCAATTTTAAAAGTATTGGTCGCATCATTACCGACACTGGCAATGTAACGCAGCTTACCTTGTGCTTGTGCACCATTTAATAAGGTTACTTGCGCTACTTGACCAACAGACAACTGACTTATTTGTTGTTCGGTGGCATGCGCTCTAACAATAAGCGGGTCTAAATCAGCAATCATGGCGATATCATCACCCGAGGCGACGTAGTCACCCACTTCAACATAGCGTGTGTTAAGAATTCCGGTGAAAGGCGCTTTAATAATGGTATGGGCAATGTCTAACTCTAATCGCTTTATTTCAGCGTTAACCGATTCCAGTGCAGCATATGATTGTGCTAAATGCACCTTACCTTGATAACCTTGTTTATTAAGCTTTAACGCACCTTCGTATTCTACTTCACGTTGGTTCAATAATGCTTGGCTACGGGTTAATTGAGCAGGTAAATCATTTAAAGCAATTTTTGCAATAATTTCACCTTTAGCAACTTTTGAACCTCTTTTTGCTAATACCTGAATAATTTTTCCGTGTATTTCAGCTTTTAATGTCGTGATGCGATCAGGCTCGGTGCGACCATAAAGCTCAATTGTTTTATGAATATGTTGTCCAAGTCGTGTTTCAACTTTAACTTGTGCAGTTATCTGCTTTTCATCATGACTAGGAATTTGTGCTTTTATCTCAGACTTTTGCTCTGCAACACTAGGGCCAGAAGCCATCCATAGCACTAAAACAAGGGTGATTAGTGCTGCAATAAGGTAAGGTCGTTGCGCTAACCAGCTAGATTTTAGGGTTAATTTCATCGTTATATCTCCATTTTATCGGAATATGATAACGTTTTTTGATAAAGAAGATATAAGCTAACGTGCTACAAACTGTTTATCTTTTGTAAGTTTTTGTACATTAAAATAAACAAGGTTACGAAACATTCGCTTAGTAGAAACACCATTTGATTGGACAAAAGCTGACGATTGGAATGGGGATAGATCTTTTACGTGAGACAAGAGCACTAGTGTTTATTATAAAAATTTTAACGAGGTGTCGGCTTTACATTGCTTGGTAATTGGTCGTCATCCGCTTTGTACATTTCTGCCAAAGCGATGACTATATTTAGTTAAGAGGTAACTAAAATACTAGATAGAAAAAGATGACCCACAACCACAAGTGGTTGTTGCATTTGGGTTATTTACCACAAAGCGGCTACCTTCTAAACTTTCAAGATAATCAACTTCGCCATCAACAAGGTATTGCAAACTCATAGGATCGATTACCATCATAACGCCTTGCTTTTCAATGGTCATATCGCCGTCATTCACTTTTTCATCAAAAGTGAAGCCATACTGAAAACCTGAACAACCACCACCGGTAACATATACACGTAGCTTAAGTGCTGGGTTTTCTTCTTCTGTGATTAGCGAAAGAACTTTACTCGCGGCAGAATCGGTAAATTTAATGGGTAATTCAGGGTTTGACATGGTGCTCTACTTAGTACAACAAAGTACAAAAAAATACGCTACAAAGTGGGTGTTTAACAACGAGGGTAATTATCTTAAACTTGACTATTTTAGTCAAGTATTATTCTTTACCATAATGATACCACTCCGTATAAGAAAGTACTCACTGAATGATAATTTATGAGGAAGTGTATTAAGTGCTATTGATTGATTTGCCAAGAGACACTTTTTTCTTTCTTGGCATACTTTTGCCAGCGCGATTTAGTCAAGATTGCTGAGACTAAGACATTTTCAGGCGTAAAGTTAGCGGGTAAGGTAAATTCACCATTAATAATCTGAAAATATTGAAAACTAAATTTAAGATCGTTTTTGTTCAGCTTTGTTACATCTGCCAGCTTAAGCTTTACTGATTTACCACTTTCTTGACCTTCAAAAACTAATTCAATATAACCTTTACTATAACGACGCTTTAATTGCTGCTGCACTAAAGTTACTTGAAAGTGATATTGATTGGGAATCTTGCTCGCTACTATGTTGACATTTTCAACGAATAAACCTGCAGCTTCTTTTTCAGGTGCCATTATTTTTTCATAGAAGGCCAACTGCTTTTTCACTTCAAATTTCTGTTCAGCGGCTTCTTTGAGTAACTCTTGCGCTTTTATATTTGCAAGTTGCTCGACCGTTAGTTCAACTTCTAAGGTGTGAATTCGTGCTATATTTTCTTCTTGTTGCTGGTAAAGCTGTTCCAGCCTAAGCTTTTGTTGCTCAAGGTTAGTCACTTGAAAGTGATGATAATAATTACCCACTCGGTAGCCGGTAAATAAACACAGACTTATCACTGTTATTAAAAACAAAGCCGATTTAAAAGTACCTAAGCGCTCAATAACAACACCCAAATTTATTTTTGCTAACCATTTCATTTGTAAAGTATTATAATCCCGTAATGATAATATCAATCGCAACAATAAGAAAACACTTAGCTTTGCCAAAAACCTCTTGGCAAATATGCTTACTTGCCATTATTGGTGGAGCCGCCTCCGCTTTATTAGTAGTGCTATTTACCCTGACTATTGAAGAAATTCAACAGCTCTACTTAATTAAACGCGACAACTATAACAGTTTAGATGAGGTAAGTCGTTTTCATTTACCTATCATCGGCTCACTTATTATCCTCTTAATGGCTTGGCTTACTGGTTATAAATACATACGTACTGGCATCCCCTTTGTGCTACACCGGTTAAAAGTAGCGCATGGCATTATCCCTTTTAAAAACACATTAAATCAATTTTGGGGAAGTGCAGTAGCCTTAGCGTCTGGCTTTTCTGTCGGCCGTGAAGGGCCCGCGGTACATCTTGGCGCAGCATGTAGTAGTTATTTAGGCAGTGTACTAAAACTCCCCTATAACAGTACCCGAACTTTATGTGCCTGTGGCATAGCAGCAGGTATTGCCGCAACATTTAATACCCCGATAGCCGCGGTTATTTTTGTCATGGAAGTGGTCATGCGAGAATACAAAGCTCATGTTTTTGTACCTGTGATGCTCGCTTCAATTGTTGGCTCTTTGATTACTCGCAGTGTTTTTGGCACCAGTCATAATTTCCAGCACTTTAATACCATAGCGCTTGAACAACAGCATTATTTCTCTTTAATTTTATTAGCGATAGTCCTAGGGATTTTGGCGGCTGCATTTAATAAGTATCTGGTTGTAATCATTAAAAAAAGCGTTAAATACCATATAGTACCCCGCTTAATTCTTGCTGCACTTATTACGGGTACGCTAGGTTACTTAGTACCTGGTGCTATGGGCACAGGTACAAGTGCAATTGATATTTCTTTAACGAACAATTTACCCTTAGGTTTTCTGTTCAGCTTACTTATTGCTAAATTATTAATGACAATGTTCGCCTTAGGTTTAGGTATTCCTGGTGGAATTATTGGACCAACCATAAGTATTGGTGCCATTACTGGCGCTCTTGTTGGGGCTGTTGTTATACAAGTATTGCCCGGAGAACATGTAAGCAGTGACTTTATTTTGATGGGCATGGCTGGTTTTATGGCTGCCAGTTTAAATGCTCCCCTTGCCACTTTGCTTGCTGTTGTTGAACTATCAGGTCAACTCGAGTTGGTTGTGCCTGCCATGATAGTTATTACCATTGCCAGCATCGTATCGCGACAGCTTTGTAAAAATGAATCTATCTTCATCATGCAATTAGATGCGCAAAACTTGCTCTACCGCAAACCTCCGGTTGAAGAATCATTGCAAAATATTGGTGCTTTAGCGGTAATGAAAGATAATTTGTTGATTTTAGAGCAAGCAAGTCCTCGTACTATCATAGGAGAACTCCTGCACAGTCATGAGTCGCAATTAGTCATTAACAAAGAACCGACGAGCGAAACTGATCAGCTCAATAATTATTATTGGGCGCAATTAGATGTAGAAGTCGTTGACGATGAAAGTGAAGATATTGAACATAATCTCGCTAATAAACTAATACTGCACAAACTTATTCCACTGAGTCATCAAGTCACTTTAGCAGAGGCTTATTTAGCACTAGTAGAGCAGCGTTCAGGCGCTGTATATATTTACCATAAAGATATCAATGACTGTATTGGATTGGTGACTTTTGAACAACTTAGAATTTATTTATTAGAAGGAAAACTCAATTAATGAGCACGTTTTTAATCAACAATATCCTCTGGCTTAAAGCATTTCATGTCATTTTCATGGTGGCTTGGTTTGCTGGTATATTTTATTTGCCACGCTTATTTGTTAACCATGCCGAAACCAAGTCTGATGAAATAGCGCAACAACTTAAAGGTATGGAAAAACGTTTACTCTATTTTGTTACCCCTTTTGCCATCTTCACCCTGTTGCTCGGTGTAGCAATAATATATGCCTATGGCTATGACTGGTTTGTTGCCGCAAAATGGCTACATATCAAATTAAGTTTAGTCATAGTGCTCTTTGCTTATCATGGGTATTGTTTTAAGTTAGTTACCACCTTTGCGCAAGATAAAAACATCCGCTCAGGGCGCTTCTATCGAATTTTCAATGAGATCCCCGTGCTGATTTTGTTTGCTGTTATTATCTTAGCTTACGTTAAGCCAATGTAATTATGGATTATTTAGGAATTGTAAAGGTAAGATAACCTATGTGGTATTTATATCTGGGCTACGTGGCAATACAGTTTTATGCTATTGCCGATGTATTCTCAAGAAACTCCCTTGCAGCAAGTGCTGTGGTTTTTTCAATAGCGGTATTTTTCATTTGGTCCTTTATACCAATACTGGGTTATATTTTAGCCAAAGCTTTAGGTGCAAAAGGATATGCAAAAAAATTACCCTTACTTCTTTGTGGTGTGATCATTGCGTTGAGTGAAAACGCTTTAACTTACTTTAATTTAATCGCAGAAAAGCAATATAATATTGGCACGGCACTTGTGTTTATATTGTGCTTTGTTATCGCCTACTTACCATTGAATAAGCAAGAACTGGCAAGCTAGCAGCAACGCATAACCTCATTTTGAAGGCTTCATTTTTCAAGCTTTATCGTTATAATCAAGATAAGATGATTTGTCACCTGGTTAACGAATCATTGGTATTCTGTTTACAGCATTGAGAAACATCAAAATGAAGTACTTTTTATTCGCTGTATTAGCGATTTCAACCTTATTTTCATCCGCAAACGAAGCGAACCAATCTCCCCTGCTTTTATCAAAGCCTAAAATTGTTGGCGGCGAACTTGCTTCTCAAAATGCTTGGCCTTGGATGTCAGCATTAGTTTTTACCTATAGTGATGTAGATAGCTCTTTAGACGTTGCTGGCACTCCATACCAGAGTGAACCGTTTTCATATTCTCCTTCAGGTCAAGCGAGTGCCACTATGGCTGACTGTGGTATTGCTGATAATTTATGTAATTTAGCTGAAAATAAAATATGTTTAATTGCCCGTGGTGAAATAGACTTTTCGGTGAAAGTTGATAATTGCCAAGCTGCAGGTGGTATCGGTGCAATTATCTATAACAATACTTCAGGGGTTATAAGTGGCACCTTAGGAGAAGATTATATTGGCAACATTCCGGTAGTTGCCATTAGCCAAAATGACGGAGCACTTTTACTCAATAAACTCGACAGTATTGCGACAATTAATTTATCGGTGAAACAAGATCTTGCGCAAAGCGCTAGCTGTGGAGCAAGCTTTATAGGAGATAAGTGGGTACTTACCGCTGCTCATTGTGTTGAAGATGTCAATATTGAGTTTTTAAAAGTTAATATTGGCGAATATGATTTAAGTGATGGCGCTAGTAATGCTAAAGCGATTAAGCGTATTTATATCCATCCAGAGTACGATGAAGGCAGTGCCTTTAATAATGATATCGCGCTGATTGAGTTAGTAGAAGCGAGTGACCAAACAGCGGTTAAACTGCTCGATTACAATACCAGCAAACAATTAGCTATTGCTAACAGTCCCGCCACGGTTATTGGCTGGGGTAACATAAATGCTTACGGTCCAAATGACGAAGCTCCGGTAAATAGTCAACCCGATCAATTACGCCAAGTTGAGCTTTATTTATTAAGCAATGAAGAGTGCAAAAACCAGTTAGCCCAAGCTTATAGCGACTTGAATAATACCATTTATTCACCCAATCAAGTGGGTATTACCAATAGCATGATTTGTGCTGCATTCTCAGGAGACGTTCAAAAAGGTTCATGCCAAGGAGATAGTGGGGGACCTTTAGTAGTAAATACCAATGAAGGTTGGCAACAAATAGGTATCGTTAGCTTTGGTGTTGGTTGTGCTAATGAGGCTTTTCCGGATGTTTATGCCCGCGTAGGAAATTTTACTACTTGGATTAATAACATCACCCAAGGGATTGCTATTGAGTCAAATTATGACTTTGCTTTAACGCCACAAAATAAAGCGCAAACAACACAACTAATCGTCACCAACAATACTAATCTGATCGCTAATTTAAGCTTCACGCTATTGGCTGATAACATAAGCAGCCATAGCTTTAGCTTGAATACCGATAATTGTACCCAATTAGCAGCAAAGCAAAGTTGTCAAATTCAAGTTGATTTTGATGCCAAAACTCTAGGAAAACATAAAGTACGGATTGTCATTAATAGCAATGATGTAAATATCCCAACGAGCCAAAGTTACATAAGTGCTGAAGCAGTTGCTTCCAATAGCGATATCAATACTCAGCTATCAAATGGTTCCTCAGAATTACGCTGGTTTAGTGGTGGTGACCAACCATGGCTGCTCGATAATAGCGAAGCAGCAATAATGAGCGGTGCTATTGGCGAAGATCAACAAAGCGCTGTTTTACTGACATTTTCTGGTGCAGGCACCTTATCATTTGATTGGTCCGTTGCTTCTGAAGAAAATACCGACACCCCTGATGAGCCGTTTGGTGTTTTATATCTAATTATTGATGATAAACAAATCAAGTTTATCTCAGGAGAGGTCGCTTACACTAAGGTAACTATCGATGAGTTAGCCGAAGGGGAACATCAAGTAACTTGGTTATATAAGAAAGATGGCGGTACTAGTGAAGGCACAGATAAAGCTTCTTTAAAGAATGTTATTTTCACTCCGACAGTGACAGCACTTCCGTCTCCTCCCACGCCGACACCCCTACCTCCAAGCACAACAGACACCAAGTCGGGTGGTGGTAGTGTCTATTTTATGTTGTTCCTGCTCATCATGCTCACAGCTAAACGTCGACTAATCTAATCGTTAACTATCAACGATAAAAGGCAGGATTATCTGTCTTTTTTTATTTTAGCCTTATCATCTTTGCAGACAGGTCAAATGTTCTTTAGCATTCGCAAGTAACTATATTATAAATACACTCGATTAAGAACTATGCTTTAGAGTGCTTGAGCCATTTCATTTCCAGGTGCTGTGATGCAGTAATGTTACTTTCTACTGAAATCCTGCTCTTTGAATGGTAGCGGGTATATGCTATATTCTTGGCAAATTTGTCCCCTTTCAATGTAATAAATCAAGATGATGAAATTCCAAGGTAACCATATTCTCTCGGTATCACAATTTGACCGTGAAGCTATCGCAAAGATCCTGCAAGTTTCTGCGCAAATGGCGCCTTATGCGTCTCGAAAAAAGCGTTGTCATGTGCTTGATGGCGCCATATTAAGTAATTTATTTTTTGAACCGAGTACTCGAACCCGAGTCAGTTTTGGTACCGCTTTTAATTTGCTCGGCGGTTTTGTACGCGAGACTGTTGGTCAAGAAAACTCATCATTAAGTAAGGGTGAATCTTTATTTGATACTGCCCAAGTAATCAGTGGCTACTCAGACGTTATTGCCATGCGTCATCCGCAAATGCACTCGGTAGAGCAGTTTGCACAAGGCAGTTCCGTCCCTGTTATCAACGGTGGTGATGGTGCCAATGAACACCCCACTCAGGCACTACTTGATCTATTTACTATTCAGTCTGAAATGATGCACTTTAACAAAG
The DNA window shown above is from Colwellia psychrerythraea 34H and carries:
- a CDS encoding trypsin-like serine protease → MKYFLFAVLAISTLFSSANEANQSPLLLSKPKIVGGELASQNAWPWMSALVFTYSDVDSSLDVAGTPYQSEPFSYSPSGQASATMADCGIADNLCNLAENKICLIARGEIDFSVKVDNCQAAGGIGAIIYNNTSGVISGTLGEDYIGNIPVVAISQNDGALLLNKLDSIATINLSVKQDLAQSASCGASFIGDKWVLTAAHCVEDVNIEFLKVNIGEYDLSDGASNAKAIKRIYIHPEYDEGSAFNNDIALIELVEASDQTAVKLLDYNTSKQLAIANSPATVIGWGNINAYGPNDEAPVNSQPDQLRQVELYLLSNEECKNQLAQAYSDLNNTIYSPNQVGITNSMICAAFSGDVQKGSCQGDSGGPLVVNTNEGWQQIGIVSFGVGCANEAFPDVYARVGNFTTWINNITQGIAIESNYDFALTPQNKAQTTQLIVTNNTNLIANLSFTLLADNISSHSFSLNTDNCTQLAAKQSCQIQVDFDAKTLGKHKVRIVINSNDVNIPTSQSYISAEAVASNSDINTQLSNGSSELRWFSGGDQPWLLDNSEAAIMSGAIGEDQQSAVLLTFSGAGTLSFDWSVASEENTDTPDEPFGVLYLIIDDKQIKFISGEVAYTKVTIDELAEGEHQVTWLYKKDGGTSEGTDKASLKNVIFTPTVTALPSPPTPTPLPPSTTDTKSGGGSVYFMLFLLIMLTAKRRLI
- a CDS encoding DUF6776 family protein, which produces MKWLAKINLGVVIERLGTFKSALFLITVISLCLFTGYRVGNYYHHFQVTNLEQQKLRLEQLYQQQEENIARIHTLEVELTVEQLANIKAQELLKEAAEQKFEVKKQLAFYEKIMAPEKEAAGLFVENVNIVASKIPNQYHFQVTLVQQQLKRRYSKGYIELVFEGQESGKSVKLKLADVTKLNKNDLKFSFQYFQIINGEFTLPANFTPENVLVSAILTKSRWQKYAKKEKSVSWQINQ
- a CDS encoding efflux RND transporter periplasmic adaptor subunit; its protein translation is MKLTLKSSWLAQRPYLIAALITLVLVLWMASGPSVAEQKSEIKAQIPSHDEKQITAQVKVETRLGQHIHKTIELYGRTEPDRITTLKAEIHGKIIQVLAKRGSKVAKGEIIAKIALNDLPAQLTRSQALLNQREVEYEGALKLNKQGYQGKVHLAQSYAALESVNAEIKRLELDIAHTIIKAPFTGILNTRYVEVGDYVASGDDIAMIADLDPLIVRAHATEQQISQLSVGQVAQVTLLNGAQAQGKLRYIASVGNDATNTFKIEVEIDNKKANLLAGLSSELTIDLARLSAIKISPALLALDEQGNIGVKSVKKSIVHFTPIEIIKSESDGIWLTGLGEQADIIVLGQGFVRAGDRVEAIFDKVDDKASNSTDKQAATVTAATQK
- a CDS encoding chloride channel protein, yielding MIISIATIRKHLALPKTSWQICLLAIIGGAASALLVVLFTLTIEEIQQLYLIKRDNYNSLDEVSRFHLPIIGSLIILLMAWLTGYKYIRTGIPFVLHRLKVAHGIIPFKNTLNQFWGSAVALASGFSVGREGPAVHLGAACSSYLGSVLKLPYNSTRTLCACGIAAGIAATFNTPIAAVIFVMEVVMREYKAHVFVPVMLASIVGSLITRSVFGTSHNFQHFNTIALEQQHYFSLILLAIVLGILAAAFNKYLVVIIKKSVKYHIVPRLILAALITGTLGYLVPGAMGTGTSAIDISLTNNLPLGFLFSLLIAKLLMTMFALGLGIPGGIIGPTISIGAITGALVGAVVIQVLPGEHVSSDFILMGMAGFMAASLNAPLATLLAVVELSGQLELVVPAMIVITIASIVSRQLCKNESIFIMQLDAQNLLYRKPPVEESLQNIGALAVMKDNLLILEQASPRTIIGELLHSHESQLVINKEPTSETDQLNNYYWAQLDVEVVDDESEDIEHNLANKLILHKLIPLSHQVTLAEAYLALVEQRSGAVYIYHKDINDCIGLVTFEQLRIYLLEGKLN
- the erpA gene encoding iron-sulfur cluster insertion protein ErpA translates to MSNPELPIKFTDSAASKVLSLITEEENPALKLRVYVTGGGCSGFQYGFTFDEKVNDGDMTIEKQGVMMVIDPMSLQYLVDGEVDYLESLEGSRFVVNNPNATTTCGCGSSFSI
- the hemJ gene encoding protoporphyrinogen oxidase HemJ, encoding MSTFLINNILWLKAFHVIFMVAWFAGIFYLPRLFVNHAETKSDEIAQQLKGMEKRLLYFVTPFAIFTLLLGVAIIYAYGYDWFVAAKWLHIKLSLVIVLFAYHGYCFKLVTTFAQDKNIRSGRFYRIFNEIPVLILFAVIILAYVKPM